CGCTCAACCGAACGCACGCAACCACCGCACTTCATTCCCTCCACGTCTAAAAGCATCGTGGGAGGTGAATTTGAGGCGTTAGCGGAATTTGTCACAACTGCAGAACGCATTCTTGAACGCTAGGCAGGGCTGCGGATTCCAGTCAGGATGGAATCACACGTTTTTGGGTTTCCTGTGCCGCGCAGCAATCGAAACGACAATTTTATCGACAAAAGCTTCACGGTCATGGCCGATCTCATCGTGAAGCTCCTGCCGATTAATGCCCGGGCCAAGGAAGCATATGTGTATTACCGCGACGGGCTCTCCGCCCAAAACGACGGCGATTACGCCGAAGCCTTGGAAAACTACGAGGAAAGCCTGAAGCTTGAAGAAAACGCGATCGACCGGGGCGAGACCCTCAAAAACATCGCCATCATCTACATGAGCAACGGCGAAGAAGAGCGAGCGCTGGAGACCTACCAAAAAGCATTGGATGAAAATCCCAAACAACCCTCATGCCTGAAAAACATGGGTCTCATTTATGAAAAACGTGGTCGCACCGCGGAAGAAGAGGGACGTCGTGATGATGCCGATGGCTGGTTTGATCAAGCAGCAAACGTTTGGACCCAAGCCGTCAGGCTGAATCCAGGTGGTTACCTCGACATTGAAAACTGGCTGAAATCAACCGGCCGCAGCAACGTGGACGTGTACTTCTGAGGGTCATGCTTCGTGATCAACAGGATTCACACCAAGGGCTAAGACAAGCGCTTCGGTGATCGAGCCAGCTTCGTGCAGCTCCAAGTTCAAGCTGGCCTCCCCCTTTCCGAGTCCACACCCTTTAGGAACCACTGCTCGTCTGAATCCAAGACGGACGGCCTCTTGCAAGCGCAGCTCCAACTGCCCAACAGGCCTGAGCTGCCCACCCAGGCCCAGTTCACCAAGCAGGACGGTACCTGCCGGCAAGATGAGATCGCGATAACTCGCCACAACAGCAGCAGCCACACCCAAATCAGCCGC
The Synechococcus sp. CC9311 DNA segment above includes these coding regions:
- a CDS encoding photosystem I assembly protein Ycf3 — its product is MESHVFGFPVPRSNRNDNFIDKSFTVMADLIVKLLPINARAKEAYVYYRDGLSAQNDGDYAEALENYEESLKLEENAIDRGETLKNIAIIYMSNGEEERALETYQKALDENPKQPSCLKNMGLIYEKRGRTAEEEGRRDDADGWFDQAANVWTQAVRLNPGGYLDIENWLKSTGRSNVDVYF